A section of the Armatimonadia bacterium genome encodes:
- a CDS encoding heparinase II/III family protein yields MLLFMACLALTWTSLGLAEEAKPVVLTGAEDAAVAWRSKLTGHKLIETEREGKQVKAVQMTYDLTKPPGYDWVRAVVQKGIDVRPYRYLSFWIKGDGSGAILMPILIRNVPQEGSNQFGEQSTSAPYRSIALNFTGWRQLYTPLADFENLPMLAAGVEQFNLSLTPAEGKPNKGVFLIGDIRLTTEPEGEAIVEAPDAPGRVKAVGDEADFFSLMDLQRPELAEVRKAVEAKDWKAAKQAWANHLSNRTSPRWLWSHRDKQRICEVYDKQYGGFARYKGSADQVLARDFNWLGVRKKLEKDVEWLQGPVEWTHVLSRFEYWRNLGYAYWGTGDKAYPEDFAYMLENWVAKNPVPARVTNSRGTRGSVWRTLEAGIRGDNWFDFMELFMDAPAFDAEAKYQMTKSLVEHGRYLYSAETRFNYGNWQVVECTGLAEIGIMLPEFKESAGWRDRAFKYLVEHMNQDVYPDGAHHEVTPGYHGWVMEQFLRVATVAKNNGYEIPGLMDRHEKMYEFLMDISMGHGWFPPLGDAGTGGSCAGSMATGALLYNRPDMRYLGLKDPDARWIWLFGLDAAERYANMKSAPPSFTSSMMPSAKYCVMRTGWEAKDRALFFDCAPWGGGHSHQDRLQVLCYAGRSLLIDSGMYSYDQPLSGSYLRKSVAHNVLMIDGAEQPQSDPEVLSWELTREAEFAAGRITGGGLTHQRSVLWVKPDYWVVVDNVFGTGQHELTRLFHFPLVEVKTEGKAVRSAFPTDMNIQVLAADDAALEMRKGWYPTGGATAEPSPVAAYINHATLPATLCAVLSPFSDAKQLPKVETVAGTNPLASQIRVTFADGQVDEIAIASAPADLQIGANRAHARALMVRKGPQANSVAVIDGDLLREN; encoded by the coding sequence ATGTTGCTCTTCATGGCCTGCCTCGCGCTGACCTGGACCTCTCTGGGTCTTGCAGAGGAGGCAAAGCCGGTGGTCCTGACCGGAGCCGAGGATGCTGCCGTCGCCTGGCGCTCGAAGCTCACGGGTCACAAACTGATTGAGACCGAGCGGGAGGGCAAGCAGGTCAAGGCCGTGCAGATGACCTATGACCTCACCAAACCGCCCGGCTACGATTGGGTGCGTGCAGTCGTGCAGAAGGGCATCGACGTGCGCCCCTACCGCTATCTCAGTTTCTGGATTAAGGGGGACGGGTCAGGAGCAATCCTGATGCCGATCCTGATTCGCAACGTGCCCCAGGAGGGCTCCAACCAGTTCGGCGAGCAGTCCACGAGTGCGCCCTACCGGTCGATCGCCCTCAACTTCACCGGCTGGCGCCAGCTCTATACGCCGCTGGCAGACTTCGAGAACCTCCCGATGCTCGCCGCGGGGGTGGAGCAGTTCAACCTCTCGCTCACGCCGGCCGAAGGCAAGCCGAACAAGGGCGTCTTCCTGATTGGCGACATACGGCTGACGACCGAGCCCGAAGGAGAGGCAATCGTGGAAGCACCCGATGCACCGGGTCGCGTGAAGGCGGTCGGCGACGAGGCCGACTTCTTCTCGCTGATGGACCTGCAGCGCCCCGAGTTGGCTGAGGTGCGCAAGGCCGTCGAGGCCAAGGACTGGAAAGCCGCCAAGCAGGCCTGGGCGAACCACCTGAGCAATCGAACTTCGCCGCGCTGGCTGTGGTCACACCGCGACAAGCAGCGGATCTGCGAGGTGTACGACAAGCAGTATGGCGGCTTCGCCCGGTACAAGGGTTCTGCCGACCAGGTGCTGGCCCGCGACTTCAACTGGCTGGGAGTGCGCAAGAAGCTTGAGAAGGACGTGGAGTGGCTGCAGGGGCCGGTGGAGTGGACCCATGTGCTGAGCCGCTTCGAGTACTGGAGGAACCTCGGATACGCCTACTGGGGGACCGGCGACAAGGCCTACCCCGAGGACTTCGCCTACATGCTCGAGAACTGGGTGGCGAAGAACCCGGTTCCGGCGCGGGTTACGAACTCACGTGGCACCCGGGGCAGTGTGTGGCGGACGCTGGAGGCCGGGATTCGCGGCGACAACTGGTTCGACTTCATGGAGCTGTTCATGGACGCCCCGGCCTTCGATGCCGAGGCCAAGTACCAGATGACGAAGTCGCTCGTGGAGCACGGACGATACCTGTACTCAGCCGAGACGCGCTTCAACTACGGGAACTGGCAGGTCGTCGAGTGCACGGGGCTGGCGGAGATCGGGATCATGCTGCCGGAGTTCAAGGAGTCGGCCGGCTGGCGCGATCGGGCCTTCAAGTACTTGGTCGAGCACATGAACCAGGACGTGTACCCGGACGGCGCGCATCATGAGGTTACGCCCGGCTACCACGGCTGGGTAATGGAGCAGTTCCTGCGCGTAGCCACGGTGGCCAAGAACAACGGCTACGAGATTCCGGGGCTGATGGACCGTCACGAGAAAATGTACGAGTTCCTGATGGATATCAGCATGGGCCACGGCTGGTTCCCGCCTCTGGGTGACGCCGGAACGGGTGGCAGCTGCGCCGGGTCCATGGCTACCGGTGCGCTGCTGTACAATCGCCCAGACATGCGCTACCTGGGCCTCAAGGACCCCGATGCGAGGTGGATCTGGCTCTTCGGTCTGGACGCGGCCGAGCGGTACGCCAACATGAAGTCGGCGCCGCCAAGCTTTACTTCGTCGATGATGCCGTCAGCCAAGTACTGCGTGATGCGGACCGGCTGGGAGGCGAAGGATCGGGCGCTGTTCTTCGACTGCGCCCCCTGGGGGGGCGGGCACAGCCACCAGGACCGCCTACAGGTGCTGTGCTATGCCGGACGCAGCCTGCTGATCGACTCGGGCATGTACAGCTACGACCAGCCGCTCTCGGGCAGCTACCTGCGCAAGAGTGTGGCGCACAATGTCCTGATGATCGACGGCGCAGAGCAGCCGCAGTCCGACCCGGAGGTGCTCTCCTGGGAGCTGACGCGTGAGGCCGAGTTCGCTGCCGGGCGAATCACCGGTGGTGGCCTGACGCACCAGCGCAGCGTGTTGTGGGTAAAGCCGGACTACTGGGTCGTCGTGGACAACGTCTTCGGCACCGGCCAGCATGAACTGACCCGCCTGTTCCACTTCCCGCTGGTCGAGGTGAAGACCGAGGGCAAGGCCGTTCGGAGCGCCTTCCCGACCGACATGAACATCCAGGTGCTCGCTGCGGACGACGCGGCCCTTGAGATGCGGAAGGGCTGGTATCCGACCGGCGGCGCCACCGCAGAGCCGTCTCCGGTGGCTGCCTACATCAACCACGCCACTCTCCCGGCGACGCTGTGCGCTGTGCTGTCGCCCTTCAGTGACGCGAAGCAACTGCCGAAGGTCGAAACGGTCGCAGGCACCAATCCGCTGGCCTCGCAGATCCGCGTGACCTTCGCCGACGGCCAGGTGGACGAGATCGCCATCGCCTCGGCGCCGGCTGACCTGCAGATCGGCGCAAACCGAGCCCACGCTCGGGCGCTCATGGTTCGCAAGGGCCCGCAGGCGAACTCGGTGGCCGTGATCGACGGCGACCTGCTGCGGGAGAACTAA
- a CDS encoding DUF4838 domain-containing protein, translating into MQRTCPWLLLVVLTLLLTCGMAQANLYPDPSFESSGNSSVARTGQKSLYLKVEAKNHWACVGGALTVEPFAKYRVTEWVKGNIGKGAFFAPYCYQWNNYVWRFSNSNTIRTLKDWTQVSMTFISPHPTMNLHPLAYIDAENCEAWVDDIVVERIAEPAQAMAELAAEKNPGPDTIETLARWYVAQGNLAEVDRLLKSAPERLTRADLACLLAQKTPDLTQRRPYVVTMVASAALVYNDGKKRFDEVTVGYTPAQRLDIATDAVRLSPQDSEVIRCYRMIAEANSPTADALLTSHEAVDAIGEGREAVRKLANIVPANSAAAREVATAMASLDKSYADAQKTLDALGRCVVSIGGKPLAPSTHAIVIPDRATAQEYQAAMDLRRHLELITGAVLPVWYEHSLGDRTPLLVGNCKLTRQLAPSVDLPSLGLEGIHLKTVGPALILAGNQRGVLYAVYTFLEDYLNCRWFAPGCSKWPTSGTFALSGIDKRFIPALEYRGTDYPSSRDADWAVRNKYNGQSHNTGFERGGNIRYRGFVHTFKYLVPPEIYYAEHPEYYSEIKGKRIPPDRTQLCLTNPDVLRIATQTVRRWIAESPDASIISVSQNDWHNYCECPNCRKVAEEEGSESGSLVRFVNAIADNIKDDYPNIAIDTLAYQYTRKPPKITRPRPNVIIRLCSIECCFIHPLESDPFNASFVDDIRGWNQKCNRLHIWDYVINYAHSICPFPNLYVIKPNINFFINNGVKGIYEEACYYTKGSEMQELRSYLMAKTLWDPSYDTDKAIDEFCDGFWGPAGRYIRQYINLVHEHVQKDPNLHVRIYTHPKQFLTPELIGQCRVLFDKAEAAVKDDPTLLHRVQVARLPIIYTEITLASAGAFAQSGDRLVQQGGTDVTGLAKQFEEIARAEGVTRVREGGTANDVDGWLATLPKRAANYEIKTLRNDLLEVSVIPGLGGRLWRVRSLPGNQDMIYLAGSPNAYDPTTGGYEEFSEGDYRTPGWSEPYKVIAQSANSLTLQATLSNGLQITRRLELVPGSATLKIASTVTNTTSTTRKAALRCHPEFAVGTTAKTKVQVAVANGTMQDYDLANPEDPKAEKELWFRATDVPAGTWRILDLDRGMVITDRVKPAQVSQALLNWNGAQSRVNLELFAPSVNLNAGQSQTLEHEYEFQRLNK; encoded by the coding sequence GTGCAGCGTACTTGCCCGTGGCTCCTGCTGGTCGTGTTGACGCTCCTGCTGACCTGTGGTATGGCCCAGGCCAACCTCTACCCCGACCCGAGCTTCGAAAGCAGTGGAAACTCGAGCGTGGCCCGCACGGGCCAGAAGTCGCTCTATCTGAAAGTGGAAGCCAAGAACCACTGGGCTTGCGTCGGCGGTGCCCTGACTGTCGAACCCTTCGCCAAGTACCGAGTCACCGAATGGGTGAAGGGCAACATCGGCAAGGGCGCCTTCTTCGCCCCCTACTGCTACCAGTGGAACAACTACGTGTGGCGGTTCTCAAACAGCAACACGATCAGGACCCTCAAGGACTGGACGCAGGTGAGCATGACCTTCATCTCACCGCATCCGACGATGAACCTGCATCCTCTGGCCTACATCGACGCAGAGAACTGCGAAGCCTGGGTGGACGACATCGTGGTCGAGAGGATCGCCGAACCTGCTCAGGCCATGGCCGAGCTGGCTGCCGAGAAGAACCCCGGTCCTGACACCATCGAGACCCTGGCTCGCTGGTACGTAGCCCAGGGCAACCTGGCCGAGGTCGATCGCCTGCTGAAGTCGGCGCCGGAGCGCCTTACCCGCGCCGATCTCGCTTGTCTCCTCGCACAAAAGACTCCCGACCTCACCCAGCGTCGTCCCTACGTCGTCACGATGGTGGCCTCCGCTGCTCTGGTCTACAACGACGGCAAGAAGCGCTTTGACGAGGTCACCGTCGGCTACACTCCGGCTCAGCGTCTCGACATCGCCACCGATGCGGTGCGGCTCAGCCCGCAGGACTCGGAAGTGATTCGCTGCTACCGGATGATCGCCGAGGCGAATAGCCCCACTGCTGATGCTCTCCTGACGAGCCATGAGGCCGTCGACGCCATCGGTGAGGGGCGCGAGGCGGTCAGGAAGCTCGCGAACATCGTGCCGGCCAATTCGGCTGCTGCGCGGGAGGTGGCCACTGCCATGGCCAGCCTGGACAAGAGCTATGCGGACGCTCAGAAGACCCTCGATGCCCTCGGCAGGTGCGTCGTGTCCATCGGTGGCAAGCCGCTTGCCCCGAGCACCCATGCCATCGTCATCCCCGACCGGGCGACCGCTCAGGAGTACCAGGCGGCCATGGACCTGCGACGCCACCTCGAGCTCATCACAGGTGCGGTCCTTCCCGTGTGGTACGAGCACAGCCTCGGGGACAGGACGCCCCTCCTCGTGGGGAACTGCAAGCTGACCAGGCAGTTGGCCCCGAGCGTCGACCTGCCGAGCCTTGGTCTCGAAGGCATCCACCTCAAGACCGTCGGACCGGCCCTGATCCTTGCCGGGAATCAGCGGGGCGTGCTGTACGCGGTCTACACCTTCCTTGAGGACTACCTGAACTGCCGCTGGTTCGCGCCGGGCTGCTCGAAGTGGCCGACCTCCGGCACCTTCGCCCTCTCCGGAATCGACAAACGCTTCATCCCGGCGCTGGAGTACCGAGGCACCGACTACCCCAGTTCACGAGACGCTGACTGGGCGGTCCGGAACAAGTACAACGGGCAGTCACACAACACCGGCTTCGAGCGCGGTGGCAACATCCGCTATCGCGGCTTCGTCCACACCTTCAAGTATCTGGTCCCGCCCGAGATCTACTACGCCGAGCACCCCGAGTACTACTCGGAGATCAAGGGCAAGCGGATCCCGCCGGACCGCACGCAGCTCTGCCTGACCAACCCCGACGTTCTGCGCATCGCCACTCAGACCGTCCGGCGCTGGATCGCCGAATCGCCCGACGCCTCGATCATCTCGGTCTCGCAAAACGACTGGCACAACTACTGCGAGTGCCCGAACTGCCGCAAGGTCGCTGAGGAAGAGGGCAGCGAGAGCGGTTCCCTGGTCCGCTTCGTCAACGCCATTGCCGACAACATCAAGGACGACTACCCCAACATCGCCATTGACACCCTGGCCTACCAGTACACCCGCAAGCCGCCGAAGATCACCCGGCCGCGTCCCAATGTGATCATCCGGCTGTGCAGCATCGAGTGCTGCTTCATCCACCCGCTGGAGAGCGATCCCTTCAACGCCTCCTTCGTCGACGACATCCGGGGCTGGAATCAGAAGTGCAACCGCCTGCACATCTGGGACTACGTGATCAACTACGCCCACTCGATCTGCCCCTTCCCGAACCTGTATGTCATCAAGCCCAACATCAACTTCTTCATCAACAACGGCGTCAAGGGCATCTACGAGGAAGCCTGCTACTACACCAAGGGCTCCGAGATGCAGGAGCTGCGCAGCTACCTGATGGCCAAGACGCTCTGGGATCCCTCCTACGACACCGACAAGGCTATCGATGAGTTCTGCGACGGCTTCTGGGGTCCCGCCGGTCGATATATCCGCCAGTACATCAACCTGGTCCATGAGCACGTCCAGAAGGACCCGAACCTGCACGTGCGCATCTACACTCACCCCAAGCAGTTCCTCACCCCTGAGCTCATCGGCCAGTGCCGCGTGCTGTTTGACAAGGCCGAGGCAGCGGTGAAGGACGACCCGACTCTCCTGCACCGCGTCCAGGTGGCGCGTCTGCCGATCATCTACACCGAGATCACCCTTGCGAGTGCCGGGGCCTTTGCCCAGAGTGGCGACCGGCTCGTGCAGCAGGGCGGAACCGATGTCACCGGTCTGGCCAAGCAGTTCGAGGAGATCGCCCGCGCGGAGGGTGTGACGCGGGTTCGTGAGGGTGGCACCGCCAACGACGTTGACGGCTGGCTCGCAACACTTCCGAAGCGCGCGGCCAACTACGAGATCAAGACCCTCCGCAACGACCTGCTGGAGGTCTCTGTGATCCCGGGGCTGGGCGGCCGCCTCTGGCGTGTTCGCTCCCTGCCGGGGAACCAGGACATGATCTACCTGGCGGGTTCGCCGAACGCCTACGACCCCACCACCGGCGGCTACGAGGAGTTCAGCGAGGGCGACTACCGCACTCCAGGCTGGAGTGAGCCATACAAGGTGATCGCCCAGAGCGCGAACAGCCTCACGCTGCAGGCAACCCTCTCCAACGGACTGCAGATCACCCGTCGCCTCGAGTTGGTGCCGGGCTCGGCCACGCTCAAGATCGCCTCGACCGTCACCAACACCACGAGCACCACGCGGAAGGCCGCTCTGCGCTGCCATCCGGAGTTCGCCGTGGGAACTACCGCCAAGACCAAAGTGCAGGTCGCCGTGGCCAACGGGACCATGCAGGACTACGACCTGGCCAATCCCGAGGACCCGAAGGCTGAGAAGGAACTGTGGTTCCGTGCGACCGACGTTCCCGCCGGAACCTGGCGCATCCTGGACCTCGACCGCGGCATGGTCATTACCGACCGCGTCAAGCCCGCGCAGGTGTCTCAGGCGCTGCTCAACTGGAACGGTGCGCAGTCACGGGTGAACCTCGAGCTCTTCGCGCCGTCCGTCAACCTCAACGCCGGGCAGTCCCAGACCCTGGAGCACGAGTACGAGTTCCAGCGCCTCAACAAGTAA
- a CDS encoding sulfatase-like hydrolase/transferase translates to MAQGPARSPQPNRPNVLILMTDQHRADLMTCAGSDLVPTPSIDRIAARGVRFTHAYCPYPVCVASRMSLLTGLYVHTHGAINNVDRLDWRFRTMAHHFADHGYLTALLGKMHFNDAHKHGFEYYLSINDWLMYLGPKAQHYANEIANHPLSPNFFDTVDDDGAGLPDVSGLWRGQSPWVGKVARHDFRSMASELEAEDHLDAFLARETVDFLRRHRDQPFLCVASFMKPHTPLYAPREWAARYPVESIELPPVGDLSSYPPHLQNRIRHMQSLDPLLRKAHRAGYLANLAFVDKCLGQVYDALEELGLVENTLVVYTSDHGEMNGDHGLFQKFCLFEPSVQVPLILSQPGRLPQGAVCDALTEYFGLYPTLAELVGLEPPTRTAQVPFEGAPDQLEATSFAPLTLNPTLPGPEAVFSEYNLRSALCSYMVRTRRHKYLHNQGTLDELYDHEADPGETRNLAGDSSYASVVSELRDRLFAWYDPASSPYRPPQ, encoded by the coding sequence ATGGCCCAGGGACCAGCCCGCTCACCGCAGCCCAACCGACCCAACGTGCTGATCCTGATGACCGACCAGCACCGGGCCGATCTGATGACCTGCGCCGGGAGCGATCTGGTGCCCACTCCCTCCATCGACCGGATCGCAGCCCGGGGTGTCAGGTTCACCCATGCCTACTGTCCCTATCCCGTCTGCGTAGCTTCCCGCATGTCGCTGCTCACCGGGCTCTACGTCCATACCCATGGCGCCATCAACAACGTCGACCGCCTGGACTGGCGCTTCCGAACGATGGCGCACCACTTCGCCGACCACGGGTACTTGACGGCGCTGCTGGGCAAGATGCACTTCAACGACGCCCACAAGCACGGGTTCGAGTACTACCTGTCGATCAACGACTGGCTGATGTACCTGGGGCCCAAGGCCCAGCATTACGCGAACGAGATCGCCAACCATCCTCTCAGCCCCAACTTCTTCGACACGGTCGACGATGACGGAGCCGGGCTGCCGGACGTCTCCGGGCTATGGCGCGGTCAGAGTCCCTGGGTCGGCAAGGTTGCTCGCCACGACTTCCGCAGCATGGCCTCGGAGCTGGAGGCCGAGGACCACCTCGATGCCTTCCTGGCTCGCGAGACGGTCGATTTCCTGCGTCGCCACCGTGACCAGCCCTTCCTGTGCGTAGCCAGCTTCATGAAGCCGCATACGCCGCTCTATGCGCCTCGTGAGTGGGCGGCCAGGTACCCCGTCGAGTCGATAGAGCTCCCGCCGGTCGGCGACCTCAGCAGCTACCCGCCTCACCTCCAGAACCGCATCCGCCACATGCAGTCCCTCGACCCGCTACTGCGCAAAGCCCATCGCGCCGGGTACCTTGCCAACCTGGCCTTCGTGGACAAGTGCCTTGGGCAAGTGTACGACGCGCTGGAGGAGCTGGGCCTCGTCGAGAACACCCTCGTGGTCTACACCTCCGATCACGGCGAGATGAACGGCGACCACGGCCTGTTCCAGAAGTTCTGCCTCTTTGAGCCTTCGGTGCAGGTGCCGTTGATCCTCAGTCAACCCGGTCGCCTCCCTCAGGGCGCAGTGTGCGATGCCCTCACAGAGTACTTCGGGCTGTATCCCACGTTGGCGGAATTGGTCGGCCTGGAGCCGCCCACACGGACAGCACAAGTCCCCTTTGAGGGTGCGCCAGACCAGCTTGAGGCCACCAGCTTCGCGCCCCTCACTCTCAACCCAACCCTTCCGGGTCCTGAGGCGGTCTTCAGCGAGTACAATCTGCGGAGTGCCCTCTGCTCCTACATGGTGCGGACCCGGCGGCACAAGTACCTCCACAACCAGGGCACGCTGGATGAGCTCTACGACCACGAGGCCGACCCCGGTGAGACGCGCAACCTGGCCGGCGACTCCTCCTACGCCTCTGTCGTCTCCGAGTTGCGCGACCGGCTCTTTGCCTGGTACGACCCGGCTTCCAGTCCCTACCGTCCGCCGCAGTAA